The Solibacillus sp. FSL W7-1464 genome contains a region encoding:
- a CDS encoding undecaprenyl-diphosphate phosphatase, with amino-acid sequence MEWIELLKALILGFVEGMTEFAPVSSTGHMIIVDDMWLQTKEFLGSGSANTFKIVIQLGSILAVVFVMWKRLLSLVGLYKLEGQKKTRFNLGHVIVGIIPAGIFGVLFEDFIDENLFSIKTVIIGLIIGAIFMIIADKFGPEKPSITSLDDISYGKALKVGFIQCLSLWPGFSRSGSTISGGVLLGLDHKTAADFTFIMAVPIMAGASGLSLVKNWDQINADHFWFYVVGFVSAFVFALISIKFFLKLISKVKLTPFAIYRIVLALILIIVLAV; translated from the coding sequence ATGGAATGGATTGAGCTTTTAAAAGCTTTAATTTTAGGGTTTGTCGAAGGGATGACCGAATTTGCGCCTGTTTCTTCAACAGGACATATGATTATTGTTGATGATATGTGGCTGCAAACAAAGGAATTTTTAGGATCCGGCTCGGCAAATACATTTAAAATCGTAATTCAGCTTGGATCGATATTGGCGGTTGTTTTCGTTATGTGGAAACGATTACTGAGTTTAGTTGGGTTATATAAATTAGAAGGCCAGAAAAAAACGCGTTTTAATCTGGGACATGTAATAGTCGGGATTATTCCTGCTGGTATTTTTGGTGTACTGTTTGAAGATTTTATCGATGAAAATTTATTCAGTATCAAAACCGTAATTATAGGATTGATTATCGGAGCGATCTTTATGATTATTGCCGATAAGTTTGGACCGGAAAAACCGTCAATTACATCGCTTGATGATATTTCGTACGGTAAAGCATTGAAAGTAGGGTTTATCCAATGTCTATCGCTTTGGCCAGGGTTTTCACGCTCAGGCTCAACGATTTCAGGCGGGGTACTGTTAGGGTTGGACCATAAAACAGCTGCGGACTTTACATTCATAATGGCCGTGCCGATTATGGCGGGGGCAAGCGGGTTGTCGCTTGTAAAAAACTGGGATCAAATTAACGCCGATCACTTTTGGTTTTATGTAGTCGGTTTTGTGAGCGCATTCGTATTTGCACTTATTTCGATTAAGTTCTTCCTGAAACTTATTTCTAAAGTAAAATTAACGCCATTCGCGATTTACCGAATTGTGCTGGCACTAATCTTAATTATCGTTTTAGCTGTTTAA
- a CDS encoding TIGR00266 family protein, with amino-acid sequence MKNHEIDYVLHGDDMQFVEVELDPQETVVAEAGSLMMMEDQIEMETVFGDGSANQGSGLMGKLLGAGKRLITGESLFMTTFTNNGMGKRKVYFASPYPGKIIPMNLSELDGKIICQKDAFLAAAKGVSVGVEFQRKLGTGFFGGEGFIMQKLEGDGMAFVHAGGTIYERKLQPGETLRIDTGCLVAMTQDVNYDIEMVSGIKTALFGGEGLFFATLSGPGTVWVQSLPFSRLASRVFAAAPVSQGGGGKDAGEGGIGGLFDLFNK; translated from the coding sequence ATGAAAAATCATGAAATCGACTACGTCTTACACGGCGATGATATGCAGTTTGTAGAGGTAGAGCTTGATCCGCAGGAAACAGTTGTGGCGGAAGCAGGAAGTTTAATGATGATGGAAGATCAAATTGAGATGGAAACCGTTTTCGGTGATGGCTCGGCAAATCAGGGCTCCGGATTGATGGGGAAATTACTTGGCGCAGGAAAACGTTTAATTACAGGTGAAAGCTTATTCATGACGACATTCACTAACAATGGCATGGGTAAGCGTAAAGTGTATTTCGCTTCTCCATATCCAGGTAAAATCATCCCAATGAACTTAAGCGAATTGGACGGCAAAATCATCTGTCAAAAAGATGCATTCTTAGCTGCGGCGAAAGGTGTATCGGTTGGCGTAGAATTCCAGAGAAAATTAGGTACGGGATTCTTTGGTGGTGAAGGATTCATTATGCAAAAGCTTGAAGGAGACGGTATGGCTTTTGTACATGCAGGCGGTACAATTTATGAACGCAAACTTCAGCCGGGTGAAACATTGCGCATTGATACAGGCTGTTTAGTCGCGATGACACAAGATGTAAATTACGATATCGAAATGGTAAGCGGCATTAAAACGGCTTTATTCGGTGGAGAAGGTTTATTCTTTGCAACGCTTTCCGGTCCTGGTACGGTTTGGGTACAATCATTGCCATTCAGCCGTCTGGCAAGCCGTGTGTTTGCTGCAGCACCAGTTTCACAAGGTGGTGGCGGTAAAGACGCAGGTGAAGGCGGCATCGGCGGATTATTTGATCTGTTCAATAAATAA